The following proteins come from a genomic window of Streptomyces sp. NBC_01716:
- a CDS encoding AfsR/SARP family transcriptional regulator, translating to MPVRFNILGPLECRTRDRRLLPLGGPVTERVLASLLLSPNRVVSVGRLVEAVWETEPPSTASHQVRKAVGALRHCIPGGRELIVTERPGYQTVVSREQLDLLKFSDGLRRAPLEVAAGHTAEAVATLRDALTLWRGPVLAGAGGSLIDVASAGLEERRLAAIEQYFELRMSLGETSELIGELRTYVSNYPFMENLRALLMLALYRSGRQADALSEYYQVCKLLAGELGVDPSSRLTALYEKILRQAPELAAPQHPTPARSSTPAPRPQDSALVKPTGPHRCTLPCDLPDFTGRDRELGQLLRYVKQSGSADRLSGAGFRMAAVDGMGGSGKTSLVIRAAHRLADHYSDAHLYVDLRGFSPGEEPLQPYAVAETLLRLLDVPAERIPADAGSRFALWRATAAQLRLILVLDNAVSGEQVRPLLPGPSNSLVLITSRPRLVELDGVHWMSLGVMHEKDSTALVSRILGERCLASEPEAVAELVELCGHLPLAVRIAATRLCNRPRWTVRYLVQRLSDESSLLGELHTGIRSVSATLALSYEALEPAHRSAFEMLAGHPGAEIDPYSAGALLGMDPENAEQVLELLLDVHLMQQYETGRYAFHRLVRYFAQSLGRQTNEERARAHTSALERLLGYYVGATNAACDVLFPGRAPLGRTASESPLGSDAVLPYLGSQKHAQRWLEREEDNLLAAVSLADRKGLRRHTHELARNVVFGLDRRGRFEEFQQVAAAAVEAARELDDQSALAHSLSDLAVVNWKLGRTADGLWAAQESCELSVRLGDREGGGERHGGDGSVAGHAWPFRQGTLSPDSPLRSSRSWAPGVQKPSP from the coding sequence ATGCCGGTTCGCTTCAATATCCTGGGACCGCTTGAGTGTCGAACTAGAGACAGAAGGCTGCTGCCACTCGGCGGGCCGGTCACGGAGCGTGTACTCGCCTCCCTGCTCCTCTCACCGAACCGCGTTGTTTCGGTTGGCCGGTTGGTCGAAGCGGTCTGGGAAACAGAACCACCCAGCACCGCCTCCCACCAGGTGCGCAAGGCTGTCGGCGCCCTGCGTCACTGCATACCGGGCGGACGGGAGCTGATAGTCACCGAGAGGCCCGGTTATCAGACGGTGGTCAGCCGGGAGCAGCTCGACCTGCTCAAGTTCTCCGACGGGTTACGCCGAGCCCCGCTGGAAGTGGCCGCAGGCCACACCGCAGAAGCGGTCGCCACTCTGCGCGATGCCCTCACCCTGTGGCGCGGCCCCGTACTTGCCGGAGCCGGCGGGAGCCTGATCGATGTCGCCTCCGCCGGCCTGGAGGAGCGCAGGCTCGCTGCGATCGAGCAGTACTTCGAGCTGAGGATGTCGCTGGGAGAAACCAGCGAACTTATCGGCGAACTGCGTACTTACGTAAGTAACTACCCGTTCATGGAGAACCTGCGCGCTCTACTCATGCTCGCCCTCTACCGTTCCGGACGGCAGGCGGACGCGCTGAGCGAGTACTACCAGGTGTGCAAACTCCTCGCCGGGGAACTCGGCGTCGACCCGAGTAGCCGACTTACTGCCCTGTACGAGAAAATACTGCGCCAGGCCCCCGAACTCGCTGCCCCCCAACACCCCACACCTGCTCGCTCGTCCACCCCCGCTCCCCGCCCGCAGGACTCCGCGCTCGTCAAGCCGACCGGCCCTCACCGCTGCACCCTCCCGTGTGACCTGCCGGACTTCACCGGACGCGACCGGGAACTCGGGCAATTGCTGCGGTACGTCAAACAATCCGGCAGCGCCGACCGCCTATCTGGCGCGGGCTTCCGCATGGCCGCCGTCGACGGTATGGGTGGCAGTGGCAAAACCTCCCTGGTCATTCGGGCTGCCCACCGGCTGGCCGACCACTACTCGGACGCCCACCTCTACGTCGACCTGCGAGGTTTCTCACCCGGCGAGGAGCCTCTGCAACCCTATGCCGTGGCCGAGACCCTCCTACGCCTGCTAGACGTTCCCGCTGAGCGCATTCCGGCCGACGCGGGGAGCCGTTTCGCACTCTGGCGGGCGACAGCGGCGCAGCTCCGGCTCATCCTGGTCCTTGACAATGCTGTCAGCGGTGAGCAGGTTCGCCCGTTGCTGCCGGGCCCCTCCAACAGCCTTGTGCTGATCACCAGCCGACCCCGGCTGGTCGAGCTGGACGGTGTGCACTGGATGTCCCTCGGGGTAATGCACGAGAAGGACAGCACCGCGTTGGTGTCCAGGATCCTCGGCGAGAGATGCCTCGCGTCCGAGCCGGAGGCCGTGGCCGAACTGGTGGAGCTCTGCGGCCATTTGCCGCTCGCTGTGCGCATCGCCGCGACCAGGCTGTGCAACCGACCGCGCTGGACCGTGCGCTACCTGGTGCAGAGGCTGAGCGACGAGAGCAGCCTGCTCGGGGAACTGCACACCGGGATACGGAGCGTCAGCGCGACACTGGCTCTTTCGTACGAGGCGCTGGAACCCGCCCACCGTTCCGCGTTCGAAATGCTGGCCGGTCACCCGGGGGCGGAGATCGACCCGTACTCGGCCGGAGCACTGCTCGGCATGGATCCGGAAAACGCCGAACAGGTGCTGGAGCTATTGCTGGACGTGCACCTGATGCAGCAGTACGAGACCGGCCGCTACGCCTTCCACCGCCTCGTGCGCTACTTCGCGCAGTCGCTGGGAAGGCAGACCAATGAGGAGCGCGCCCGAGCCCACACCAGCGCGCTGGAACGGCTCCTCGGCTACTACGTCGGGGCCACCAACGCGGCATGCGACGTGTTGTTCCCCGGACGGGCACCGCTGGGCCGTACAGCCTCGGAATCTCCTTTGGGCTCCGACGCTGTGTTGCCGTATCTGGGTTCCCAGAAGCACGCCCAAAGGTGGCTGGAACGGGAGGAAGACAACCTGTTGGCAGCCGTCTCCCTCGCGGACCGCAAAGGCCTGCGTCGGCACACCCACGAACTGGCCCGCAACGTCGTCTTCGGCCTTGACAGGCGAGGACGCTTCGAAGAATTCCAGCAGGTGGCCGCCGCCGCGGTCGAGGCCGCTCGGGAATTGGATGACCAGTCGGCACTGGCGCACAGCCTGTCTGATCTCGCGGTCGTCAACTGGAAGCTCGGACGCACCGCGGACGGGCTGTGGGCGGCGCAGGAGAGCTGTGAGCTGTCCGTGCGGTTGGGAGACCGCGAGGGGGGAGGCGAAAGGCACGGGGGTGATGGGTCTGTTGCCGGCCACGCTTGGCCATTTCGACAAGGCACTCTCTCACCTGACAGTCCATTGAGATCAAGCAGGAGTTGGGCGCCCGGCGTGCAGAAGCCGAGTCCCTGA
- a CDS encoding nuclear transport factor 2 family protein yields MADKDRIQYLLDRIEIQDKVALYGLGQDLHQADSGDGNVLAQWGELFTPDAKIDATDAGAKVFGLGEYTELMRGEDLVGGTEGLGFSFNAWQHIEGHATVTIDGDTAHSIAPHMHTHANRDGSSNTFAVGYWHDDWVRTPAGWRISYRRVEQLYFHTFPVVANPKMVSGV; encoded by the coding sequence ATGGCTGACAAGGACCGCATCCAGTACCTGCTCGACCGGATCGAGATTCAGGACAAGGTCGCCCTCTATGGACTGGGCCAGGACCTGCATCAGGCGGACAGCGGGGACGGCAACGTGCTCGCTCAGTGGGGCGAGCTCTTCACCCCCGACGCCAAGATCGACGCCACCGACGCCGGGGCCAAAGTCTTCGGACTCGGTGAGTACACCGAGCTGATGCGTGGCGAGGACCTCGTCGGCGGCACCGAGGGGCTGGGCTTCTCCTTCAACGCGTGGCAGCACATCGAAGGACACGCGACGGTGACGATTGACGGCGACACCGCCCACTCGATCGCTCCGCACATGCACACTCACGCCAACCGGGACGGGTCCAGCAACACGTTCGCCGTGGGCTACTGGCACGACGACTGGGTCCGTACGCCCGCCGGCTGGAGGATCTCCTACCGTCGCGTGGAGCAGCTCTACTTCCACACGTTCCCCGTTGTCGCGAACCCCAAGATGGTGTCGGGCGTCTGA
- a CDS encoding ArsR/SmtB family transcription factor codes for MTRKPRTSTPMPIPSLAKVFEALSDESRLAIVQLLLDGESRTAGQIAESVSLPASTCSYHLSKLLNAGITVCRVEGTHRFPVLRRAELDDHFPGLLDLIRQGAPVRA; via the coding sequence ATGACGCGCAAACCTCGGACATCGACCCCCATGCCGATCCCCAGCCTGGCCAAGGTGTTCGAAGCGCTTAGCGACGAGAGCCGACTCGCCATCGTGCAGTTGCTGCTCGATGGCGAGTCGCGCACAGCCGGTCAGATCGCGGAATCGGTCTCGCTACCGGCGTCAACCTGCTCGTATCACCTCTCAAAGTTGCTGAACGCAGGCATAACGGTGTGCAGGGTTGAGGGGACGCATCGCTTCCCCGTGCTGCGCCGCGCGGAGCTCGACGACCACTTTCCCGGACTCCTTGACCTCATCCGGCAGGGCGCACCCGTGCGCGCCTGA
- a CDS encoding helix-turn-helix transcriptional regulator: MIDRTGLAEFLRHRRESLQPEDVGLIRGQRRRTSGLRREEVAHLCHMSTDYYARLERERGPRPSEQMIASIAQGLHLSLDERDHLFRLAGHRPSARSTNSEHIPPGLLRVLDHLVGTPAEIVTELGETLRQSPMSVALTGDTTHYSGPARSLGYRWFTDPTTRALRAAEEHAFLSRMHTSALRRLVTLRGPGSRATHLANLLLARSEEFRRQWNNHEIGVHPRDNERLVHPDMGLLELNCQRLLDPSHSHVLLVYTATPGSESHEKLQRLSALGAPALP; encoded by the coding sequence TTGATCGATAGAACCGGACTGGCCGAGTTCCTGCGCCACCGCCGGGAGTCCCTGCAACCCGAGGACGTCGGCCTCATACGGGGGCAACGACGCCGGACCAGCGGGCTGCGGCGCGAGGAAGTCGCGCACCTGTGCCACATGTCGACCGACTACTACGCACGACTCGAACGCGAACGCGGCCCCCGGCCGTCCGAGCAGATGATCGCCTCGATCGCCCAGGGCCTGCACCTCTCACTCGACGAACGCGACCATCTGTTCCGCCTCGCCGGCCACCGCCCATCCGCTCGGAGTACCAACAGCGAACACATTCCCCCCGGCTTGCTGCGGGTGCTCGACCACCTCGTTGGCACCCCCGCAGAGATCGTCACCGAACTCGGTGAGACGCTGCGACAGAGCCCGATGAGCGTCGCCCTCACCGGGGACACGACCCACTACAGCGGCCCGGCCCGCAGCCTCGGCTACCGGTGGTTCACCGACCCCACCACCCGCGCGCTGCGCGCGGCCGAGGAGCATGCGTTCCTCTCCCGGATGCACACCTCGGCCCTGCGTCGGCTCGTCACCCTCCGCGGGCCGGGATCCCGGGCGACGCATCTGGCCAATCTCCTCCTCGCGCGGAGCGAGGAGTTCCGGCGCCAGTGGAACAACCATGAGATCGGCGTCCACCCTCGCGACAACGAGCGCTTGGTCCATCCCGACATGGGCCTCCTCGAGCTGAACTGCCAGCGGCTGCTCGACCCGAGCCACTCGCACGTGCTGCTCGTCTACACCGCCACTCCCGGCAGCGAAAGCCACGAAAAGCTGCAGAGACTGTCCGCACTCGGCGCCCCGGCACTGCCATGA
- a CDS encoding alpha/beta fold hydrolase, with amino-acid sequence MPSLRIDDAVNLHYDVHGRAHSGGEPVLLVTGTSTSVEHWAPTIIDSLAADRQIITYDHRGIGASPPHTEPVSMASLAVSVLPLFPQIAAQIRAVAHQWAANPAHEALDRLPGIERPTTVLVGEQDVFTPPRQARVVADAIPNAQLVVEGPGASRGLHFERPAEWLHHVRSHLARCASPLHA; translated from the coding sequence GTGCCCTCCCTCCGCATCGACGACGCCGTCAACCTCCATTACGACGTCCACGGCCGTGCCCACAGCGGTGGGGAACCGGTCCTGCTCGTGACCGGTACCAGCACCTCGGTCGAACACTGGGCGCCCACGATCATCGACAGCCTCGCGGCAGACCGTCAGATCATCACCTACGACCACCGCGGCATCGGCGCCTCCCCGCCGCACACCGAGCCGGTGTCAATGGCCTCACTCGCCGTATCGGTCCTACCGCTGTTCCCGCAGATCGCCGCGCAGATCCGAGCGGTCGCCCACCAGTGGGCGGCGAACCCGGCCCACGAGGCCCTCGACCGGCTGCCAGGGATCGAACGACCGACGACCGTCCTGGTCGGTGAGCAGGACGTCTTCACTCCGCCGCGGCAGGCCCGTGTGGTCGCCGACGCGATCCCGAACGCTCAGCTCGTCGTCGAGGGGCCCGGCGCAAGCCGCGGCCTCCATTTCGAGCGCCCCGCCGAGTGGCTGCACCACGTGCGGTCCCATCTGGCGCGCTGCGCGTCGCCACTGCATGCCTGA
- a CDS encoding AraC family transcriptional regulator — protein MQIDLPISATSVRLLTELGAEYGLPLADCLAGTGVDPAELLDPEAEVTIGQEFAVVRNLQSRLGAEQPGLAMVAGSRYHVAMHGAWGLAIATSRTVREAVDVGVRYGELGWVFVKFSFAEVDGEAVLSIDGEHIPADVRTFHIERNSAATKAFIRDVMGTALPLTAVRFRNPAPADITRYTDLFGITPTFDAPDNSLSFDASYLDRPLPQANEWAWRNYEKVCRELLDRRRARAGVAGAVRDALLRRSGVLLSLPEVASELGMSPRTLARRLDAEQTSFRALTDEVRQTLAEELLGTDMTTQQVAQRLGYTEPSSFVRAFRRWTGRAPQADRRERPARRP, from the coding sequence ATGCAGATCGATCTCCCGATCAGCGCGACCAGTGTTCGGCTGCTGACCGAGCTCGGCGCGGAGTACGGGCTGCCGCTCGCCGACTGCCTGGCCGGCACCGGCGTCGATCCGGCCGAGCTGCTGGACCCGGAGGCCGAGGTCACCATCGGCCAGGAGTTCGCGGTGGTCCGCAACCTCCAGAGTCGTCTAGGGGCTGAGCAGCCGGGGCTCGCGATGGTGGCCGGAAGCCGTTACCACGTCGCGATGCACGGTGCATGGGGCCTGGCCATCGCGACCAGCCGTACCGTGCGGGAGGCCGTCGACGTCGGAGTACGCTACGGCGAGCTGGGCTGGGTGTTCGTCAAGTTCTCCTTCGCCGAGGTCGACGGCGAGGCCGTGCTCAGCATCGACGGCGAGCACATTCCCGCCGATGTGCGGACGTTCCATATCGAACGCAACAGCGCTGCGACCAAGGCCTTCATCCGCGACGTCATGGGCACCGCCCTGCCGTTGACCGCAGTGCGGTTCCGGAACCCGGCACCTGCGGACATCACCCGATACACCGACCTGTTCGGAATCACGCCGACCTTCGACGCCCCGGACAACTCGCTCAGCTTCGACGCCTCCTACCTCGACCGACCGCTTCCGCAAGCCAACGAGTGGGCCTGGCGCAACTACGAGAAGGTCTGTCGTGAGCTGCTCGACCGTCGACGGGCCCGCGCGGGTGTCGCGGGTGCGGTGCGGGACGCGCTGCTGCGCAGGTCCGGGGTGCTGTTGTCCCTCCCGGAGGTGGCGAGTGAGCTGGGGATGAGCCCGCGGACGTTGGCCCGCAGACTCGATGCGGAGCAGACCTCGTTTCGGGCGCTCACCGACGAGGTCAGGCAGACCCTGGCGGAGGAGCTGCTCGGGACCGACATGACGACCCAGCAGGTCGCCCAACGCCTCGGCTACACCGAACCGTCGAGCTTCGTTCGAGCGTTCCGGCGCTGGACCGGCCGTGCCCCGCAGGCCGACCGCAGGGAACGGCCGGCCCGCCGGCCGTGA
- a CDS encoding xanthine dehydrogenase family protein molybdopterin-binding subunit has translation MTSGILGGETDRVDGPAKVTGRAQYASDHNMPGMAYGYVVLSTIGRGRIREMDTEAALRAPGVVAVYTPFSTFKLYAPLPGYPENFSPLQDRTVRYRGQVIALVMADSFEQARDAAALVVTRYDSEDPNVSLAAGSPGISAPGRPGAPPARSTLLAPGVKSLDEALAASTVTVEATFPQAAQHHVAMEPHATVAVWRDGHLTAYTGSQFPARHALSLATQLGVAADRVRVICPYVGGGFGSRVICWSDATLAAAAARELERPVKLVLTREQVFTVVGHRGALTQTVRLGALADGTLNAVSHETDAAMPVVGGWPTRPADDISAVLYKTPNLAIDQRVVPLDISPTWAMRAPNEAPGAFAVETAMDELAVALNIDPLELRLRNYATVVPGTTHPWSSKHLRECYEVGAKRFGWSKRRARPRSRTEGQWLIGTGMATAIYPAGRGPASARIRFHDDGTVTVASATSDLGTGSTTALAVLTADELGIPVRRITPLLGDTDLPPGAAAAGSSATGSTTPAIHSAAQAAIKALVDTATTHPDSPFHGKEPDEVRYRNGFLSTHSNDAISFSTLLKVTRTSGVEAVGSSEARTDDGSYAYHGFGAHFCEVRVNRYTGEPRINRFTTVVDVGQVVNAKTTRSQIIGGVIFGIGHALLETNPIEATGRLASSNLGDYLVPVNADIPDLDVHWLNHPDTIYTPQGARGVGELGTVGSAAAVGNAVYNATGIRIRELPITLDKLLD, from the coding sequence ATGACCAGCGGAATCCTCGGAGGCGAGACGGACCGGGTCGACGGACCGGCGAAAGTCACCGGCCGAGCCCAGTACGCCTCCGACCACAACATGCCGGGCATGGCGTACGGCTACGTCGTCCTCAGCACCATCGGCCGCGGCCGTATCCGGGAGATGGACACCGAGGCCGCTCTGCGGGCCCCGGGCGTCGTAGCCGTCTACACACCGTTCAGCACCTTCAAGCTGTACGCGCCGCTGCCCGGCTACCCTGAGAACTTCTCGCCCCTGCAGGACCGTACCGTCCGCTACCGCGGACAAGTCATCGCCCTGGTCATGGCCGACAGCTTCGAACAGGCCCGTGACGCTGCCGCCCTCGTGGTCACCCGCTACGACAGCGAGGACCCCAACGTCTCGCTCGCCGCGGGCAGTCCGGGCATCAGTGCCCCTGGGCGACCGGGCGCACCGCCCGCACGCTCGACGCTGCTCGCGCCGGGTGTGAAGTCCCTGGACGAGGCCCTGGCCGCCAGCACGGTGACCGTGGAGGCCACCTTCCCGCAAGCCGCTCAGCACCACGTCGCGATGGAACCGCACGCCACCGTCGCCGTATGGCGGGATGGTCATTTGACGGCTTACACCGGATCACAGTTTCCGGCCAGGCATGCGCTGTCCCTCGCCACGCAACTCGGTGTCGCGGCCGACCGGGTGCGTGTCATCTGCCCTTATGTCGGCGGCGGGTTCGGCAGCCGTGTTATCTGCTGGAGTGATGCGACACTGGCCGCCGCGGCCGCTCGCGAGTTGGAGCGCCCCGTCAAGCTCGTGCTCACCCGGGAGCAGGTGTTCACGGTCGTGGGCCACCGCGGTGCGCTCACCCAGACCGTCCGGCTCGGCGCTCTCGCCGACGGCACCCTGAACGCCGTCAGCCACGAAACCGACGCCGCCATGCCGGTTGTTGGCGGGTGGCCCACAAGGCCGGCCGATGACATCTCGGCAGTCCTCTACAAGACGCCCAACCTCGCCATCGACCAGCGCGTGGTCCCCCTGGACATATCTCCGACCTGGGCCATGCGCGCCCCCAATGAAGCACCTGGCGCGTTCGCCGTCGAAACGGCCATGGACGAGTTGGCCGTCGCCTTGAACATCGACCCCCTGGAACTGCGTCTACGGAACTACGCCACGGTCGTGCCCGGCACCACGCACCCCTGGTCGAGCAAGCATCTACGGGAGTGTTACGAAGTCGGCGCCAAGAGATTCGGCTGGTCAAAGCGGCGGGCACGCCCCCGGAGCCGGACCGAAGGCCAGTGGCTGATCGGCACAGGAATGGCCACCGCCATCTACCCGGCCGGCCGCGGGCCCGCAAGCGCACGCATCCGCTTCCACGACGACGGCACCGTCACCGTCGCCTCCGCCACCTCCGACCTGGGCACCGGCTCCACCACCGCACTCGCCGTACTCACCGCCGACGAGCTCGGGATCCCGGTCCGCCGGATCACACCCCTTCTGGGCGACACCGACCTGCCCCCTGGCGCCGCGGCGGCCGGTTCGTCCGCCACCGGAAGCACGACTCCAGCCATCCATTCCGCGGCGCAGGCGGCGATCAAGGCTCTGGTCGATACAGCGACCACCCATCCGGACTCACCGTTCCACGGCAAGGAACCGGACGAAGTCCGCTACCGCAACGGCTTCCTCAGCACGCACAGCAACGACGCCATCAGCTTCTCCACCCTCCTCAAGGTCACACGGACATCCGGGGTCGAGGCCGTCGGAAGCTCAGAAGCACGCACCGACGACGGCTCGTACGCCTACCACGGCTTCGGCGCCCACTTCTGCGAAGTACGCGTCAACCGCTACACCGGCGAACCACGCATCAACCGCTTCACCACCGTCGTCGACGTCGGCCAAGTAGTGAATGCCAAGACCACCCGCAGCCAGATCATCGGCGGCGTCATCTTCGGCATCGGCCACGCCCTGCTCGAAACCAACCCCATCGAAGCCACCGGACGACTGGCCTCCAGCAACCTCGGCGACTACCTCGTCCCCGTCAACGCCGACATCCCCGACCTCGACGTCCACTGGCTCAACCACCCCGACACCATCTACACCCCCCAAGGGGCCCGAGGGGTCGGCGAACTCGGCACCGTGGGCTCGGCAGCCGCCGTCGGCAACGCCGTGTACAACGCCACAGGCATCAGAATCCGTGAACTGCCCATCACACTCGACAAACTCCTCGACTGA
- a CDS encoding FAD binding domain-containing protein, with product MRAFVFDTPRSLRTAVDRATENTRYLAGGTTLVDLMKLEVMAPEQVLDINRLPLKGIRYDRDGLFLGALERMSDVAAHPLLRGSYRVISQALELSASPQLRNMASMGGNLLQRTRCGYFRDTTMPCNKREPGSGCPALDGENRGHAILGTSTSCAATHPSDVAVALVALDAQLHVYGPGGQRTTALQDFYRLPGDTPHLENRLRPRELITAITVPPLAKATRSGYLKIRDRQSYEFALTSAAVALRIQGNTIHEARIAVGGVGTRPWRLPAVESALIGKPASEATYEAAAAQSTEEARPLAHNEFKVELLRRTLVRALITVGGAR from the coding sequence ATGCGTGCCTTCGTCTTCGACACCCCCCGCAGTCTGCGCACCGCCGTGGACCGAGCCACCGAGAACACCCGGTACCTGGCCGGTGGCACCACCCTGGTCGACCTGATGAAGCTCGAAGTGATGGCACCCGAGCAGGTCCTGGACATCAACCGGCTCCCGCTCAAGGGCATCAGATACGACCGGGACGGTCTGTTCCTGGGTGCACTGGAGCGCATGAGCGACGTCGCAGCCCATCCCCTGCTGCGTGGCAGCTACCGCGTCATCTCCCAGGCATTGGAGCTCAGCGCCTCCCCGCAGCTGCGGAACATGGCGAGCATGGGTGGAAACCTCCTGCAGCGAACCCGGTGCGGCTACTTCCGCGACACCACGATGCCCTGCAACAAACGAGAACCCGGCAGCGGCTGCCCCGCGCTCGACGGTGAGAACCGTGGGCACGCGATCCTCGGCACCAGCACGTCCTGTGCGGCCACCCATCCCAGTGATGTGGCGGTGGCCCTCGTGGCCCTCGACGCCCAACTCCACGTGTACGGTCCAGGCGGCCAACGCACCACCGCACTACAGGACTTCTACCGCCTGCCCGGCGACACCCCGCATCTCGAGAATCGCCTGCGGCCCCGGGAGCTGATCACCGCGATCACCGTCCCACCACTGGCGAAGGCCACACGCTCCGGCTACCTCAAGATCCGCGACCGGCAGTCCTACGAGTTCGCTCTCACCTCCGCCGCCGTGGCGCTCCGGATACAGGGCAACACCATCCACGAGGCGCGGATAGCCGTCGGAGGCGTAGGAACACGACCGTGGCGACTGCCCGCGGTGGAAAGCGCGCTGATCGGCAAGCCGGCCTCCGAAGCCACGTATGAGGCGGCCGCGGCCCAATCCACTGAGGAAGCACGTCCCTTGGCTCACAACGAGTTCAAAGTCGAACTGCTGCGGCGCACCCTGGTGCGTGCTCTGATCACTGTGGGAGGCGCCCGATGA
- a CDS encoding (2Fe-2S)-binding protein — protein sequence MAGESASAAPARSEGLVTVRASINGRTQQLEVDPRATLLDTLREELDLTGTKKGCDRGQCGACTVHVDGRRVVSCLTLTATLDGKKVTTIEGLASDGELHPMQKAFVAHDGFQCGFCTPGQIMSAVACVEEGHADSDDDIREHMSGNICRCSAYPGIRAAITDARKEMR from the coding sequence GTGGCCGGCGAGTCGGCATCCGCTGCGCCGGCGAGGTCGGAAGGCTTGGTGACGGTGCGCGCGAGCATCAACGGCCGTACGCAGCAGCTGGAGGTGGATCCGCGCGCCACGCTTCTGGACACCCTGCGCGAAGAGTTGGACCTGACCGGGACGAAGAAGGGCTGTGACCGCGGGCAGTGTGGTGCCTGCACCGTGCACGTCGATGGACGCCGAGTCGTGTCCTGTCTGACGCTGACCGCCACGCTGGACGGCAAGAAGGTCACCACGATCGAGGGCCTCGCCAGCGATGGTGAACTCCATCCCATGCAGAAGGCGTTCGTGGCCCATGACGGCTTCCAGTGCGGTTTCTGCACACCGGGGCAGATCATGTCCGCCGTCGCCTGCGTCGAAGAAGGACATGCCGACAGCGACGACGACATCCGTGAACACATGTCCGGCAACATCTGCCGGTGCAGCGCCTATCCCGGCATCAGAGCAGCCATCACCGACGCCCGGAAGGAGATGCGCTGA
- a CDS encoding SDR family oxidoreductase produces the protein MSRKHIDIAVPDLSGKRAVITGASDGIGLGIATRLAAAGAEVLLPVRNPRKGEAALASIRRASPDPDVSLRELDLSSLASVAALGRTLLDEGRPIHILINNAGVMTPPDRQTTTDGFELQFGTNHLGHFALVAHLLPLLRVGHARVTSQISVAANSNSINWDDLDWSRSYDAMKAYSQSKIAFGLFGLELDRRSQREGWGITSNLSHPGIAPTNLLAAQPEAGRDKDTLNVRMIRAMSALGILVGTVDTAQLPALYAATSPDAKRGGFYGPGGLGHLGGPPGEQQLYSRLHSTEQAHRIWRISEQLTQVSIPNG, from the coding sequence TTGTCACGCAAGCATATTGATATCGCCGTGCCCGACCTGTCCGGGAAGCGTGCTGTGATAACCGGGGCAAGTGACGGGATTGGTCTTGGGATCGCTACGAGACTTGCCGCGGCGGGGGCCGAAGTGCTGCTGCCTGTGCGAAATCCGCGTAAGGGCGAGGCGGCACTCGCCTCGATCCGGCGGGCGAGTCCCGACCCGGACGTGTCGCTCCGTGAGCTCGACCTGTCGTCTCTCGCGTCCGTCGCCGCCCTCGGCAGGACGCTGCTCGATGAGGGGCGGCCGATCCACATCCTCATCAACAACGCCGGCGTGATGACCCCGCCCGACCGGCAGACAACCACCGACGGATTCGAGCTCCAGTTCGGCACCAACCACCTGGGCCACTTCGCCCTGGTGGCCCACCTGCTGCCGCTGCTGCGCGTCGGCCACGCCCGTGTGACCTCGCAGATCAGCGTCGCGGCCAACAGCAACTCCATCAACTGGGACGACCTGGACTGGTCGCGCTCTTACGACGCCATGAAGGCCTACAGCCAGTCGAAAATCGCGTTCGGGCTCTTCGGCCTCGAACTCGACCGTCGCAGCCAGAGGGAGGGCTGGGGCATCACGAGCAATCTCTCCCACCCCGGAATCGCCCCCACAAACCTCCTCGCCGCACAGCCCGAAGCCGGCCGCGACAAAGACACCCTGAACGTACGCATGATCCGGGCCATGTCCGCCCTCGGCATCCTCGTCGGAACCGTCGATACCGCACAGCTCCCTGCCCTTTACGCCGCCACCTCTCCCGACGCCAAGCGCGGCGGGTTCTACGGGCCGGGCGGACTCGGGCACTTGGGCGGCCCTCCCGGAGAACAGCAGCTCTACTCCCGCCTTCACAGCACCGAACAGGCCCACCGCATCTGGCGCATCTCCGAACAGCTGACACAGGTCTCGATCCCGAACGGCTAA